The nucleotide sequence TTCTTCTTTCTTTAGTCTTGTAAAATAATCACCCTATTGCGATAATTAGCAAAGCTAAGAATGGTTCAAGTTTATAAAATTACGAAATCTCCGTGTTTGCATTCTTAAATAACTTTGTTTTAGATTCTAATAGCCGATTGATGCTTAGatgctttgaaaaaaaaatttgtagcACCATACAAAGCATATACCTGAAAGAGATGTGCAAGTCAATAGAGTCTTCAGTAATCCCAATGTTAAAAATGATCTTGTTCAGCTGATTATTTATACTATTTATCAGGTGTTTCAACGTCGAGTAGATGGCACAGAAAGTTTCCATCGTGTGTGGGAAGAATATGATGACGGATTCGGAAATAAAACAGGAGAATTTTGGCTCGGTAATAACAGATATAAATGTACATTTTTTGATTGTTATTGCATATTATTCAGTAAAGTTGGACTTCTTCAAATAAATGGAAAAATATAATATCGataattgggtactcccgtagtatgtgtaacaggttagggttaagatttattttattctgattttcctttttctagttctattacaagttcggagactgtctgtgttaggcaAGTATATACCTcttgctcataggtttcagtccctttacacaacttgatgtaaaatagacgaacaaaaattagttaccttcatattggtacacatacttctgaagcgatTTAGGCAGCCATCGTATTGCCACGGGTTGAGATCGAATCCGAGATATTTTACTTATCACTATAAATGGCACTCAATTTATTGTAAGCTAATTAAATGTCATAACAGGAAATAGCCGAGATTTTGTTATCCaatcttttttttcatttcaggtcTTGAAACGATTCATCAATTGACCGAGGATGGAACTTATGAACCAAGGATTGATTTGTCTGACTGGAATAATAATGTTGCTTATGCAAAATATAGATTTGTATAAAATAGGGAGtgatgaatattatttatttttttaatatttagtaCTATTCAGATAGTacacacaaaatttttaaaaagaaactAAAACAGAttcaaaacaatttgaaaaattctgcTTTGAGATTGAAATGGACTGAACACCGAAGTCAATATCACAAATAATACCCTAATCTTATTTCTTGTCTAGTACTTTCAAAATAAGTGGAAGAGAAGATAATTATAGACTGACTGTTTCTGGATATTCGGGGACGGCAGGCGATGCTCTGAACGATCATAACAACATGCAATTCTCTGCTCCTGACAAAGATCTGGATATTTGGAGTGACCATTGTGCGAAATATTTAAGAGGTGGATGGTGGTTTCGTGCTTGCAAACATTCACATTTGAATGGAGAATATCTTAGAAGCCCGCGTGATACCAAGGCTGCAGAAGCTGGAATCATGTGGCATCAATGGAAATCCAGCCAAACGATGAAGACGTCGGTGATGATGTTGAGAAaaacttaaatatttaattttcatattttcatttcgaTGTACGTGTGCTGTAAAACCTCTCCGTATCGTAAGTTTATGTTAATAAAGTCAAATTTTCCATTCATCGTTGTCAGTATTGTAAATGCATCGTTGGAAATCGCTGAGGTGTGCCTTTGGATTCTAAAATCCAGTCGGATTCTAGAAACTAGGCTcctaaatgaatttgaaaacaatgaaagGTTAATAATAATAGCTTTCTTACGATCTCTTCCATTTCTGAGTGCTAAATAGTAGAAAGAGGTTGGAGTTTTAGTTGCGGAGAAAGTCGATTTCCACAACAACCCcaagatcaacaacaacaaaaaacgagaatatcgttcagagaccgaagacttatcgatcgaaagttaggggatcccccaaaacagcgctcttactccatagtgacatcttgtgtcccatcactaattaattaataactcgctaattatacgacataattcatccaaaaccaataggcttctggtacgacatatgatgaatgcacatgcaaaatctggagcagattcaatctcgctttcgtgagatatcgcgtgcatctaacagacagacagacaaatacctatcaacatacttacggattaaaatcgataagtaattacatAACGAACCGGTTGTACGCTTCGCGTATGAGTATTATAATTTATTGACATTAGAAAACCTTTAGAATATTAGCAATGTCTCGTTCAAATCGGGTCTGAACAGTCTTTTTAGTTTTTTGCTTTCAAAAATTGAAGTATTTTCACCCGGAAGTGTGAAAATCACCATTGACCGATGATGATCTCTACTGTTACCACCTGAGAGTAAGAGGTAAATGGATAAAACGGGGCCCACTCTGAAAATGGGCGACACCGTTGCATGCAATGTTCATATCAAGAACAAAGTTAAACTATACTAATAAATCATTTGCATGCGGAAAGGATAAAAACGAGCTGATATTGTAGCGTGTTTTACCCATAAGTATAAGAGCGGTCACCGAAGCGTGTCAAAATTTAGAGATACCAGATGTATATTAAACCTATTTTAAAGTCTCAAAAGCAAAAATGTGATTGTATCCCAAGTATATTATAATTACAATAAGGCTTTAATTACCGtaataattaaaaacaatatatttgtaaaaacgTCATATTTGTATCACGAATAAGAATCATAGATTACAGTGTTTAGCCGAAACTTAACCGTCGTTCCTAACGGAAATATGGAAACTTGAAGCTAAACCGCAGTAGCCAGAAATAAACTGTCCAAATTCTTCCTTAAACGCTATCGTTGATGATAATATCGTTTAATTTAGGTTGGCGGGATTAGTTTATGAGAAATATAGAAGCATCACACCCGACAAGAAATATGTACACCAGCGCCTTTTGAAGAACTTGAAACGCAATTTTTGGTAATACTGCTTGTTCGGCAGATGGAAATATTTGGGTATCTGGTTTACtctttttatcattattttttatatctcGTTGACGATAACAGCTGTGAATGAACGTACAATTTTgcgggaaaaataaaaattaatttacatGTCAGTGGCGGAACACGATTTCATACTTCACGTGGTCACCAACACTGTGGGCGACCAATTAATCTACCTACACACTCTAGgacagggtcgtccaacccgtggcccgcggaagcattttgactggcccgcgctgtattttacagaattgaataaaaaaaattggagtgAAACTAGTTTTCGACTGATGTAGTATACAAAGATGTATACAAACgtttattttcctgaaatgcgctctcTGCCAGCCCTTTCGAACGAGCCATTCGTGTccttttgaatcgaaaccaactgggaggagatatcgataaATAAATGTGCCATATtcgcttacacacttggtctTTTACTACTCTATATGACGTTGTCGCAAAACAATCAAAGCCATTCTCAGATTGAGAATTCGTTAAGGAATGAATATTGTGTATTGTTTGGGTTGCCAATGTTttacgtccggaaataaaagaggtgtttgcgaaaatagcctgtcaagacagaagACCATAACTCGGTCATGCCGAAAAGCTTGAGAACTCTATAGCGGGAACTTTAATTGCAAAGGCGGGAAATTACTATCGTATTCCTTGGTGCTTGACGAAAGCCCTGACGTCAAGGTTACGGCTCAGTTGGCAACTTGGCgataataatgattttgaaattaccgCAGAGCTCGCAGACATTGTCCCTATTAAGGGTACGACTAGAGCAGTGGctcttaaactggggggcgcgAGATGCTCACATGGGGGGTgcgagaggtcacaagatggaattggaaatttacatgtaacggctcctgaaaTGGTCTCCGCGTTTGTttaaaaataccggctttttcgtggtataataaatttttctgtctcgtaataactacaaaaatttaaaatgtctcactattttaattcattcgtgttcaaggtaactcgcggttgctgcaactcatgtcaaaataaactcattaccgatctaaaataccgcgccaatccgcggacatattgaagtgtgatcaactgcccgattatatttagttttgatatatattgcactcatgcgaattcgttgtCTTCGTTAGGAAGATCTGGTATAtataatatcccagaaagtatatataatttagtataattaaaatacatataaagtatatcagTAGATGaataatacatattcatcggctcgaaatccccgcggtacggATCCTGAGTCAGTCCTCGAGACTACGCCAGTCGTTATAAGAACCGACTTTGTCAACGGATATGTAACGGTTTtcttgttgaataaaatatcaatccatgaccgatatacttatttaaaatggttgctttattcatatttaattgtgataaattaaatctgcgattgcgtcgaaaaaataaaagcaccactactccaaaataccacggtaatccgcaaccataaaaatgtgtggcaaagtgctcgattacattttgttttgatttgtattcttgccaattcTACCTTTATGAGCACTACTGGTGTGCCGTATTTTATAATCTCgcttttacaataaagaaatatttggttGCAGGTTCActactttattctatctttagcatctcgtcgctgatgattatataataaaaactaactcgttttcctcagaggtgtcatggttccattcgagaacaaaaaaagtaattatttaATTGTCTTAGCGAcacaagaatatgtcgagggaaatttctgatttagggagaataaacagcgAAATCAAGATTTTCACGGCTTAAATAGCAGGCCACGCTTACGAAAACAAacgagatttaaacaaaatgcaatcgcaaacgccttagcgactttatttttcagcggtcaagggccggggaaacgtccacatgcataataactttaaaaaatgaactgcttttaaatttacataaattcatttgtacttctccattttgtttgaaacgttaggcaagccaagaagtctgtaattgttgcttatttttaacacacggtaaataattttggcatcgttcaatagtgatgaagtaaacaattgattgaaattctACGTCTCATGTAAACGTTTAAGCCGAAAATACATTgaagcataggtttattgcgtgtttagttttactgaaaaattagtttgactttatcaggtattgcaaactgagggaaaaaacgagaatgtatgatgaccaaccaTTATTTGGCTtcatacatacgacagtgaacggcgaagttgtactccgaagcgttcTATGTCCAAACAATCCGAGTATCTTAATATATAGCGACCTGCCCACCAcaaaagtttgtaaaattttgcaAATGCGGGCGCGGCTCGAAAAGTTTAAGCACCACTGGACTACAGGCATTGGTCTGCTTGGAGCTGTGATGAAAAAGATCAAGCGTCTTAGCCTGGCTTTGGCGAATCTTTCGGAAATAACTACTAatggcgccccatcaatggttgggaCACATGAGTtttaattgtgaaagtttggtgtaCGGGTAtcgtttgttttttcattaacctgtagtcagtgtagcaaaactagaacaaaATGCCATATTAAGTGTCCTGCAAAACTattagtaaactacatgtggcccttcggccaaaaaggttggacgacgCTGCCCTAGGTGTTTGCAGAATAAACCCACTCAAAACTATGTAAAAATAAGAACACTGTGTGTACTCTccagatttatttttatattttattttagagaaCATAGCAAAGGATTTACTTCTTTGCCTTTGCTTTTGCCAACTTGGCTCTGTGATCTGCCTTCTCCTTCTGTCGTTTCTGTTCAAACAAAATTGCTGCTCTCTTGAAACTTGCCGCTGCTGGGTTGAGTTTCATCATACATCTGAAATTCTTGAGCGGATTCTTCTTTTGCGTTCTGCGTACGACTCCTCGTTTAGGTGCACGAAGAGCAGAACGCAATTCATCTGACTGGAGAATCTTGCTCAAATCAGTGCATGTCATCTTCGGCATTGGCAGGTTGTAGTTTTTCTTTTCAGTTGATTGCTTTCTCCATGTTCCATAGAACGAATCCAATCTTTTGAAAGCACTCTCTGTCCAGATAAGGAATCTTCCAACATGGCCGCCGGGTGCAATCTTCAATAGGTCAAGCCTATCTACACTGATCAACGTAATTCCAGGGATGTTTCTGAAAGCTTTGGAAATCCCCTCGTCTTTATCGTAAATGATGCAAGGTCCACGTCGCATGGTCCTGCGTCGGTTACGCATCTTTCCTTTTCCCGCACGGATGCGTTTGGAATCCTTGACTTTCTTGATATCCTCCCAAGCTTTCAGTTTCTTCAACAACAGAACTGCTTCTTTAGTCTTCTTATATTGCTGAACTTTGTCTTCAACAACAAGAGGAACTTCAGGAATCTGCTCAATCTTGTGTCCTTTTGACATGACGAGAGCGGGAAGAGCAGATGCTGCAAGAGCAGAACACACAGCAAATCGTCGCTGATTGGTATTACATTTTCTATGCCATCTTCTCCAGATTTTAGTAGGAGCATACATACGTCCACCACGACACATATTTCCAAAAGCAGCTTGACCAGATCGATGGGTACCTCCCCCCCTGTAACGAATAAAAGAAGAAGAGTATTAAAAACTGGAGATGTCATTGATTAGACATATCTAATCAATTCACAATTATATAAATCATATACACAATTTGCAAGTATTTTGTTAAAAGGAATTTGGAAAGCT is from Styela clava chromosome 9, kaStyClav1.hap1.2, whole genome shotgun sequence and encodes:
- the LOC120339542 gene encoding large ribosomal subunit protein uL4-like isoform X3, which codes for MACARPLISVYNEKGVSSGTTVTLPAVFKSPIRPDIVNFVHTNVSKNHRQPYAVKKIAGEQTSAESWGTGRAVARIPRVRGGGTHRSGQAAFGNMCRGGRMYAPTKIWRRWHRKCNTNQRRFAVCSALAASALPALVMSKGHKIEQIPEVPLVVEDKVQQYKKTKEAVLLLKKLKAWEDIKKVKDSKRIRAGKGKMRNRRRTMRRGPCIIYDKDEGISKAFRNIPGITLISVDRLDLLKIAPGGHVGRFLIWTESAFKRLDSFYGTWRKQSTEKKNYNLPMPKMTCTDLSKILQSDELRSALRAPKRGVVRRTQKKNPLKNFRCMMKLNPAAASFKRAAILFEQKRQKEKADHRAKLAKAKAKK
- the LOC120339542 gene encoding large ribosomal subunit protein uL4A-like isoform X1 — its product is MLSPIVSNFVLLVQVQRKNEYINCVTLVLRCKAQNARHDLCPRMYYIYIYHDSHKLESIEKYVVAYIRCNKARYRKMACARPLISVYNEKGVSSGTTVTLPAVFKSPIRPDIVNFVHTNVSKNHRQPYAVKKIAGEQTSAESWGTGRAVARIPRVRGGGTHRSGQAAFGNMCRGGRMYAPTKIWRRWHRKCNTNQRRFAVCSALAASALPALVMSKGHKIEQIPEVPLVVEDKVQQYKKTKEAVLLLKKLKAWEDIKKVKDSKRIRAGKGKMRNRRRTMRRGPCIIYDKDEGISKAFRNIPGITLISVDRLDLLKIAPGGHVGRFLIWTESAFKRLDSFYGTWRKQSTEKKNYNLPMPKMTCTDLSKILQSDELRSALRAPKRGVVRRTQKKNPLKNFRCMMKLNPAAASFKRAAILFEQKRQKEKADHRAKLAKAKAKK
- the LOC120339542 gene encoding large ribosomal subunit protein uL4-like isoform X2 encodes the protein MDLLASGILPQRLCNGKKVNLRLDARYRKMACARPLISVYNEKGVSSGTTVTLPAVFKSPIRPDIVNFVHTNVSKNHRQPYAVKKIAGEQTSAESWGTGRAVARIPRVRGGGTHRSGQAAFGNMCRGGRMYAPTKIWRRWHRKCNTNQRRFAVCSALAASALPALVMSKGHKIEQIPEVPLVVEDKVQQYKKTKEAVLLLKKLKAWEDIKKVKDSKRIRAGKGKMRNRRRTMRRGPCIIYDKDEGISKAFRNIPGITLISVDRLDLLKIAPGGHVGRFLIWTESAFKRLDSFYGTWRKQSTEKKNYNLPMPKMTCTDLSKILQSDELRSALRAPKRGVVRRTQKKNPLKNFRCMMKLNPAAASFKRAAILFEQKRQKEKADHRAKLAKAKAKK